Proteins encoded within one genomic window of Triticum aestivum cultivar Chinese Spring chromosome 2D, IWGSC CS RefSeq v2.1, whole genome shotgun sequence:
- the LOC123051813 gene encoding E3 ubiquitin-protein ligase SP1: protein MLVPWGGVGCCLSAAALYLLGRSSGRDAEVLRSVARTGSLKDLAAILDTASKVLPLVVAVSGRVSSDTPLICQQSGMRGVIVEETAEQHFLKHNDAGSWIQDSAVMLSVSKEVPWYLDDGTGRVYVVGARSAAGLILTVASEVFEESGRTLVRGTLDYLQGLKMLGVKRTERVLPTGTSLTVVGEAIKDDVGTIRIQRPHKGPFYASPKSIDQLILNLGKWAKLYQLASMGFAAFGVFLLAKRALDHFLQRKRQREFHKKARAAAAQRQARDAEGGNGTSDGEPKKDQLVLEICVICLEQEYNAVFVPCGHMCCCMNCSSHVTNCPLCRRRIDQAVRTFRH from the exons ATGTTGGTCCCGTGGGGCGGGGTCGGgtgctgcctcagcgccgcggcgcTCTATCTCCTCGGGAGGAGCAGCGGGAG GGATGCGGAGGTGCTGCGATCGGTGGCGAGGACGGGCAGCCTGAAGGATTTGG CTGCTATCTTGGACACTGCAAGTAAAGTCCTGCCACTTGTAGTGGCAGTTTCTGGGCGAGTTAGTTCAGATACACCACTTATATGCCAGCAAAGTGGTATGAGAGGTGTAATAGTCGAGGAAACG GCAGAGCAACACTTCCTGAAGCACAATGATGCTGGATCCTGGATTCAAGATTCTGCTGTGATGCTTTCTGTTAGCAAAGAGGTTCCATGGTACCTG GATGATGGCACTGGGCGTGTCTATGTTGTTGGCGCTCGTTCTGCGGCAGGGTTAATTTTAACTGTTGCCAGTGAGGTTTTTGAGGAGTCAGGGCGAACCCTTGTACGTGGAACTCTAGATTATTTACAAGGACTGAAG ATGCTCGGAGTAAAGCGAACTGAAAGGGTTCTTCCAACTGGAACTTCATTGACTGTTGTTGGTGAG GCCATTAAAGATGATGTTGGAACTATTCGGATTCAGCGGCCACACAAAGGACCATTTTATGCATCTCCAAAAAGCATCGATCAACTTATCTTGAATCTCGGGAAATGGGCCAA GTTATACCAACTTGCTTCCATGGGCTTTGCAGCTTTTGGTGTATTTCTTCTTGCTAAGCGTGCACTTGATCATTTTCTACAAAGAAAGCGCCAGCGTGAATTTCACAAGAA GGCTCGTGCTGCTGCAGCACAAAGGCAGGCTAGGGACGCTGAAG GGGGCAATGGAACATCAGACGGAGAGCCTAAGAAGGATCAATTGGTATTAGAAATATGTGTCATATGCCTTGAACAGGAGTATAATGCAGTTTTTGTGCC GTGTGGCCACATGTGTTGCTGTATGAACTGCTCTTCTCACGTAACAAACTGTCCACTCTGCCGACGAAGAATTGACCAAGCTGTCAGAACATTCCGTCACTGA
- the LOC123051814 gene encoding uncharacterized protein, which yields MDQSEGSARIVRGRGRNKRKWTMDEDEELVRALCEVSTDPRFRAEGGGFKNCYTQGIEGLLAQRLPGRGIRASPHVDSRLKVLKRKFHAIKEMLASPGFSWDGSRKVVRCEKQRYDDYCKDNPRARGMYGIPFPHFDVFDAVYGKDRAAREVVEVSEEATADMENGNTSEAGDDEGEEDQMCTGPSGRSLDATSSYKKQERCKNGGKRNRAESNCPSPDTLKDVRGHYQRANQHVDTMAEAMELFKDVHRHFQSVVQHAGAMAAAMEAFKGAYDQFQSVVRNASTATTAMEQFKDAHDQFRSIIQNGSATEAVIEPHADLRERLSPEMPQQDARVRAIAEMQKLGFTGSEVVSAASVFAKEPDQMGMFLALPEIYRREYILKMLNGGQPLRF from the exons ATGGATCAGAGCGAGGGCTCCGCCAGGATTGTGCGAGGCAGAGGCAGGAACAAGAGGAAGTGGACAATGGACGAGGACGAGGAGCTGGTCAGGGCCCTCTGCGAGGTGTCCACCGACCCCAGGTTCAGGGCCGAAGGAGGGGGCTTCAAGAACTGCTACACCCAGGGGATAGAGGGCCTCCTCGCGCAGCGGCTGCCTGGCCGCGGCATCAGGGCCAGCCCGCACGTCGACTCCCGGCTCAAGGTGCTGAAGCGCAAGTTCCACGCGATCAAGGAGATGCTCGCGTCGCCGGGGTTCTCCTGGGACGGCTCCAGGAAGGTCGTCCGGTGCGAGAAGCAGCGATACGACGACTACTGCAAA GATAATCCTAGAGCCAGGGGGATGTACGGTATTCCATTTCCGCATTTCGATGTGTTTGATGCGGTGTATGGCAAGGATAGAGCCGCTAGAGAAGTGGTTGAAGTGTCCGAGGAAGCCACCGCCGACATGGAGAATGGGAATACAAGTGAAGCCGGGGATGATGAAGGGGAGGAAGATCAGATGTGCACCGGACCGTCAGGTCGCTCCCTGGATGCTACTTCGAGCTATAAAAAGCAGGAAAGATGTAAGAATGGCGGTAAAAGGAACAGGGCTGAATCGAATTGCCCATCTCCGGACACGTTGAAGGATGTGCGTGGTCACTACCAACGCGCCAACCAGCATGTCGACACGATGGCCGAAGCAATGGAGCTGTTCAAGGATGTACACAGACACTTTCAGAGTGTTGTTCAGCATGCCGGCGCCATGGCAGCAGCAATGGAGGCGTTCAAGGGCGCATATGATCAATTTCAGAGTGTTGTTCGGAATGCAAGCACAGCCACAACAGCCATGGAACAGTTCAAGGATGCGCATGATCAGTTTCGAAGTATCATCCAGAATGGCAGCGCGACTGAAGCAGTTATTGAGCCTCATGCTGATCTGCGAGAAAGGTTGTCGCCTGAGATGCCCCAACAGGATGCCAGAGTAAGAGCCATTGCCGAGATGCAAAAGCTTGGGTTTACCGGAAGCGAAGTGGTCAGCGCTGCGAGTGTTTTCGCAAAGGAACCGGACCAAATGGGCATGTTTTTAGCACTACCCGAAATCTACAGGAGGGAGTACATACTCAAGATGCTCAATG GTGGTCAACCTCTCCGATTTTAG
- the LOC123051815 gene encoding uncharacterized protein has product MTLEEAPFYPREKLVQKQQYFQKLSKHIHLKGRYDVVTSVAIPLALAGTSLFMIGRGIYNMSNGIGKKE; this is encoded by the exons ATGACGCTCGAAGAAGCACCATTTTACCCACGCGAGAAGCTCGTTCAGAAGCAGCAGTATTTCCAGAAGCTGAGCAAGCATATCCACCTTAAAGGCCGTTACGATGTGGTCACCTCCGTTGCCATTCCCCTTGCGCTTGCTGGCACCAGCTTGTTCATGATT GGCCGTGGGATCTACAACATGTCTAATGGGATCGGGAAAAAGGAGTGA